A single region of the Maniola jurtina chromosome 6, ilManJurt1.1, whole genome shotgun sequence genome encodes:
- the LOC123866074 gene encoding leukocyte surface antigen CD53-like isoform X2: MWFAIYQFNGQKILAMAMGGAMDSCGRCMKVSLVIINVLTLIGGALALGIGVWIWVSRSFPSTLMMNNMFIASVAVIVVMGAAVMFLSLLGCCGAAKEVKCMLLTYYILVFIIFVVMLVGGILLFVFRAKVLTTLEREMHASIPYYGAKHEYTKAWDDTQTYLQCCGVKSYKDWNDNVPESCCQEVYPGKRRECQYSQNPTTMYMDGCYSKTVDLLREDAVYVGAVAIVVALIMVLALIFSCGLFVKIE, from the exons ATGTGGTTTGCAATTTATCAATTCAATGGTCAGAAAAT TTTGGCTATGGCCATGGGCGGCGCGATGGACAGCTGCGGGCGATGCATGAAGGTCTCACTCGTCATCATCAACGTCCTCACACTT ATAGGTGGCGCTTTAGCTCTAGGCATTGGAGTATGGATCTGGGTGTCCCGCTCGTTCCCCAGCACGCTGATGATGAACAACATGTTCATCGCGTCCGTCGCGGTGATCGTGGTGATGGGCGCCGCCGTCATGTTCCTCTCGCTGCTCGGCTGCTGCGGCGCGGCCAAGGAAGTCAAGTGTATGCTGTTAACG TACTACATCCTAGTGTTTATTATCTTCGTGGTGATGTTAGTGGGTGGGATCCTACTGTTCGTGTTCCGGGCTAAAGTGCTCACCACTCTGGAGCGAGAGATGCACGCCTCCATACCGTACTACGGTGCTAAGCACGAGTACACCAAGGCTTGGGACGACACGCAGACCTACCTGCAGTGCTGCGGCGTCAAGAGCTATAAGGACTGGAACGACAATGTTCCTGAGAGTTGCTGTCAAGAAGTCTACCCGGGAAAG CGGCGGGAATGCCAGTACTCTCAGAACCCGACGACGATGTACATGGACGGCTGTTACAGTAAGACGGTGGACTTGCTGCGCGAGGACGCCGTTTATGTTGGCGCTGTGGCCATCGTTGTGGCATTGATTATG GTATTGGCGCTAATATTTTCATGTGGATTGTTTGTGAAAATAGAGTGA
- the LOC123865865 gene encoding peptidyl-prolyl cis-trans isomerase E-like: protein MHPLRERACDEVLEKLNQLRSPPPEPEKPRPPRARRIREFKLPPRFPLLSKEFYASWCNHRKELQMVKHFVDDHPPRLIPELYLKPRRLNYYARQLEENMNVNKELLKKINVIQRTGGFVDCWLHPEPTDTYNKMLCKQRQRVLDEMRRQNLYFYSRLLKARSEQPLTKELEESWKDTKHKLILGATLPFILFKTGKIDRDIKDPAFDKPPSVNRTKVSMELWVVGGSKIGKVTIELFTDIVPKTCQLFLNLIRGDGDGHAYMGTRLFRIVPNLFCRGGDVCKDNGFGTYKPDEVEEAMAPESFKLKHSVPGVLSMVVSCDKEVYGQFNIIFKPLPQFDGKHVVFGRIIAGPTQTLERISALGLPLGTTTADCIVRCCGWFTRTGQYREGNPNTIKFPPRRK from the exons ATGCATCCTCTCCGAGAGCGAGCTTGTGATGAGGTGCTTGAGAAACTTAATCAGCTGCGCTCGCCGCCGCCCGAGCCGGAGAAGCCACGGCCGCCGCGCGCGCGCAGGATAAGAGAGTTCAAACTT CCACCAAGATTTCCTTTGTTATCGAAAGAATTCTATGCCTCGTGGTGCAATCATCGGAAAGAG TTGCAAATGGTGAAGCATTTTGTGGACGACCACCCGCCGCGCCTGATACCCGAGCTGTACCTCAAGCCGCGCCGCCTCAACTACTACGCGCGCCAGCTCGAGGAGAACATGAACGTCAACAAGGAGCTCCTCAAGAAGATTAACGTCATACAGAGGACAGGG gGTTTTGTAGATTGTTGGTTGCATCCAGAACCGACCGATACATACAATAAGATGCTGTGCAAGCAAAGACAACGGGTCCTCGATGAAATGCGAAGGCAAAATCTCTATTTCTACTCCAGGCTTCTTAAAGCG AGATCTGAGCAACCTTTGACCAAAGAACTTGAAGAAAGTTGGAAGGATACAAAACACAAACTTATTTTAGGAGCAAC ACTACCGTTCATCCTGTTCAAGACTGGAAAAATAGATCGCGACATAAAAGATCCCGCGTTTGATAAGCCCCCGTCTGTTAACCGCACCaa GGTTTCCATGGAGTTGTGGGTAGTGGGCGGCTCCAAAATTGGCAAAGTTACAATAGAGCTTTTCACGGATATTGTGCCCAAGACGTGCCAGTTGTTCCTTAATTTAATACGTGGCGATGGCGATGGACACGCCTACATGGGCACTAGGCTTtttag GATTGTACCCAACTTGTTCTGCCGTGGAGGAGATGTTTGCAAAGACAATGGTTTCGGTACTTATAAGCCGGATGAAGTGGAAGAAGCGATGGCTCCAGAGAGCTTTAAGCTTAAACATTCTGTACCtg GAGTACTGTCCATGGTCGTAAGCTGTGATAAAGAAGTTTATGGtcaatttaacataatattcaaaCCATTACCTCAGTTTGATGGTAAACATGTGGTATTTGGCAGA ATAATAGCCGGTCCAACGCAAACACTGGAGCGTATAAGCGCGCTCGGTCTGCCTCTGGGGACCACCACTGCCGACTGTATAGTGCGGTGCTGCGGCTGGTTCACGCGCACCGGACAGTACCGCGAGGGCAACCCCAACACCATCAAGTTCCCACCGCGACGAAAATAA
- the LOC123866074 gene encoding leukocyte surface antigen CD53-like isoform X1: MESEMLKGILKVSNDAPRSRHVQSTTGRKRSQLHWSLAMAMGGAMDSCGRCMKVSLVIINVLTLIGGALALGIGVWIWVSRSFPSTLMMNNMFIASVAVIVVMGAAVMFLSLLGCCGAAKEVKCMLLTYYILVFIIFVVMLVGGILLFVFRAKVLTTLEREMHASIPYYGAKHEYTKAWDDTQTYLQCCGVKSYKDWNDNVPESCCQEVYPGKRRECQYSQNPTTMYMDGCYSKTVDLLREDAVYVGAVAIVVALIMVLALIFSCGLFVKIE; the protein is encoded by the exons ATGGAGTCGGAAATGCTGAAGGGAATTTTAAAAGTATCCAATGATGCACCAAGATCACGACATGTGCAGTCAACTACTGGCCGCAAGCGCAGCCAACTGCATTGGAG TTTGGCTATGGCCATGGGCGGCGCGATGGACAGCTGCGGGCGATGCATGAAGGTCTCACTCGTCATCATCAACGTCCTCACACTT ATAGGTGGCGCTTTAGCTCTAGGCATTGGAGTATGGATCTGGGTGTCCCGCTCGTTCCCCAGCACGCTGATGATGAACAACATGTTCATCGCGTCCGTCGCGGTGATCGTGGTGATGGGCGCCGCCGTCATGTTCCTCTCGCTGCTCGGCTGCTGCGGCGCGGCCAAGGAAGTCAAGTGTATGCTGTTAACG TACTACATCCTAGTGTTTATTATCTTCGTGGTGATGTTAGTGGGTGGGATCCTACTGTTCGTGTTCCGGGCTAAAGTGCTCACCACTCTGGAGCGAGAGATGCACGCCTCCATACCGTACTACGGTGCTAAGCACGAGTACACCAAGGCTTGGGACGACACGCAGACCTACCTGCAGTGCTGCGGCGTCAAGAGCTATAAGGACTGGAACGACAATGTTCCTGAGAGTTGCTGTCAAGAAGTCTACCCGGGAAAG CGGCGGGAATGCCAGTACTCTCAGAACCCGACGACGATGTACATGGACGGCTGTTACAGTAAGACGGTGGACTTGCTGCGCGAGGACGCCGTTTATGTTGGCGCTGTGGCCATCGTTGTGGCATTGATTATG GTATTGGCGCTAATATTTTCATGTGGATTGTTTGTGAAAATAGAGTGA
- the LOC123866517 gene encoding POC1 centriolar protein homolog A-like isoform X2, protein MDGNTLCLDPSLEKQLTGHRNSVTALFYNRNERQLASSSLDNSILLWDLRGTMKSYRFQGHEEAVMDVTFSPSGKYMASASRDKTVRIWVPTVTGSTGMFKAHSQTVRSVQYSPDGTKIITASDDKIIKIWSGDKHKFLASFVGHTNWVRRASMSSDGSVIASCSDDKTTRLWNPDTAECIHTYKDQNSHGMYLAWHPSSCYVAVGTSKGNVKLYDIRTHNLVQYYSVHNDAVTQIAFHPSGSYILTASKDGKMKILDLLEGHPIFTLSGHSGGVNAVTFSPSGQFFASAGDDKMGVKMWYHCYHSKRYPVTNFVHIDNAVEITNDSVRNASFHEGVPNANSTTIESIRQSEYHSSSRPNSQNLNRNSQCHGECQSTECSAHSVGHISHIPRTPPTPGTYTIPKIFNKSIGTEKQDEGIFGMIKLGDNDVCYTSGNIEWVGRKRSFPINSGFKILSQSNEQHESVVKKVRRLNATYTSGVDKIRECDCADVLPTVNAIVDHLNALHEAVDLVDLRLNTLEDAASKND, encoded by the exons ATGGATGGAAATACTTTGTGTCTAGATCCGTCTTTGGAAAAACAACTTACAGGCCATCGCAACAGTGTAacagctttattttataatcgCAATGAAAGACAATTGGCTAGTAGCTCACTGGACAATAGTATCTTG CTATGGGACCTACGTGGTACCATGAAAAGCTATAGATTCCAAGGCCACGAAGAAGCAGTAATGGATGTAACGTTTTCACCGTCAGGGAAGTATATGGCTTCTGCATCCAGAGACAAAACAGTCAGGATATGGGTGCCAACCGTCACAGGCAGTACAGGAATGTTTAAGGCACATTCACAAACTGTACGTTCTGTTCAATATAGTCCTGATGGAACTAAG ATAATAACAGCTTCAGATgataagataataaaaatatggtcTGGTGATAAACATAAATTCTTAGCCTCCTTCGTAGGCCACACAAACTGGGTGAGACGAGCATCTATGTCCAGTGACGGCTCAGTTATAGCATCATGTTCTGATGATAAGACTACCAGACTATGGAACCCAGACACAGCAgaatgcatacatacatacaaggACCAGAATAGTCATGGAATGTATTTAGCTTGGCACCCATCTAGCTGTTATGTTGCTGTGGGTACATCAAAAGGCAATGTAAAACTATATGACATAAGAACACATAATCTTGTTCAATATTACAG TGTACACAATGATGCAGTCACACAAATAGCATTTCATCCCAGTGGGAGTTACATATTGACTGCAAGTAAAGATGGTAAAATGAAG ATATTAGATCTATTGGAGGGGCATCCAATATTCACTCTGTCTGGTCATAGTGGCGGAGTGAATGCTGTTACTTTTTCTCCAAGTGGGCAATTCTTTGCTTCAGCTGGTGATGACAAAATG GGTGTGAAGATGTGGTATCACTGTTATCACAGCAAAAGGTATCCTGTGACAAATTTTGTTCATATTGATAATGCAGTAGAAATTACAAATGATTCTGTAAGAAATGCAAGTTTCCATGAAGGAGTCCCTAATGCTAATAGTACTACTATAGAGTCAATACGGCAAAGCGAATATCACAGCTCCTCAAGACCTAATTCACAGAATCTAAATAGAAATTCACAATGTCATGGTGAGTGTCAGTCGACTGAATGCTCTGCACACAGTGTGGGGCACATAAGTCATATTCCTCGCACTCCACCAACTCCAGGCACTTATACTATTCcaaaaattttcaataaatcaATTGGAACAGAGAAACAAGATGAAGGTATTTTTGGTATGATCAAACTTGGGGATAATGATGTGTGTTACACAAGTGGAAATATAGAGTGGGTGGGTCGGAAGAGAAGTTTTCCCATCAATAGTGGCTTTAAAATACTTAGTCAAAGCAATGAACAGCATGAGTCTGTTGTAAAAAAAGTAAGAAGACTAAACGCCACTTATACAAGTGGTGTGGATAAAATAAGAGAGTGTGATTGTGCTGATGTGTTGCCAACTGTGAATGCAATTGTTGATCACTTGAATGCACTCCATGAAGCTGTAGACCTTGTTGATTTAAGGCTTAATACTTTAGAAGACGCTGCCAGCAAGAATGAttag
- the LOC123866517 gene encoding POC1 centriolar protein homolog A-like isoform X1 — translation MDGNTLCLDPSLEKQLTGHRNSVTALFYNRNERQLASSSLDNSILLWDLRGTMKSYRFQGHEEAVMDVTFSPSGKYMASASRDKTVRIWVPTVTGSTGMFKAHSQTVRSVQYSPDGTKIITASDDKIIKIWSGDKHKFLASFVGHTNWVRRASMSSDGSVIASCSDDKTTRLWNPDTAECIHTYKDQNSHGMYLAWHPSSCYVAVGTSKGNVKLYDIRTHNLVQYYSVHNDAVTQIAFHPSGSYILTASKDGKMKILDLLEGHPIFTLSGHSGGVNAVTFSPSGQFFASAGDDKMVSLWKTNFTELGDIKENVEDNSVTHKPPNTKVSEKKRIKGLGHPRWK, via the exons ATGGATGGAAATACTTTGTGTCTAGATCCGTCTTTGGAAAAACAACTTACAGGCCATCGCAACAGTGTAacagctttattttataatcgCAATGAAAGACAATTGGCTAGTAGCTCACTGGACAATAGTATCTTG CTATGGGACCTACGTGGTACCATGAAAAGCTATAGATTCCAAGGCCACGAAGAAGCAGTAATGGATGTAACGTTTTCACCGTCAGGGAAGTATATGGCTTCTGCATCCAGAGACAAAACAGTCAGGATATGGGTGCCAACCGTCACAGGCAGTACAGGAATGTTTAAGGCACATTCACAAACTGTACGTTCTGTTCAATATAGTCCTGATGGAACTAAG ATAATAACAGCTTCAGATgataagataataaaaatatggtcTGGTGATAAACATAAATTCTTAGCCTCCTTCGTAGGCCACACAAACTGGGTGAGACGAGCATCTATGTCCAGTGACGGCTCAGTTATAGCATCATGTTCTGATGATAAGACTACCAGACTATGGAACCCAGACACAGCAgaatgcatacatacatacaaggACCAGAATAGTCATGGAATGTATTTAGCTTGGCACCCATCTAGCTGTTATGTTGCTGTGGGTACATCAAAAGGCAATGTAAAACTATATGACATAAGAACACATAATCTTGTTCAATATTACAG TGTACACAATGATGCAGTCACACAAATAGCATTTCATCCCAGTGGGAGTTACATATTGACTGCAAGTAAAGATGGTAAAATGAAG ATATTAGATCTATTGGAGGGGCATCCAATATTCACTCTGTCTGGTCATAGTGGCGGAGTGAATGCTGTTACTTTTTCTCCAAGTGGGCAATTCTTTGCTTCAGCTGGTGATGACAAAATG GTATCTTTGTGGAAAACGAATTTCACTGAACTTGGGGATATAAAAGAGAATGTCGAAGATAACTCAGTAACTCATAAACCTCCAAATACCAAAGTTAGTGAAAAGAAAAGAATAAAAGGTTTAGGTCATCCAAGATGGAAATAG
- the LOC123866074 gene encoding leukocyte surface antigen CD53-like isoform X3: MAMGGAMDSCGRCMKVSLVIINVLTLIGGALALGIGVWIWVSRSFPSTLMMNNMFIASVAVIVVMGAAVMFLSLLGCCGAAKEVKCMLLTYYILVFIIFVVMLVGGILLFVFRAKVLTTLEREMHASIPYYGAKHEYTKAWDDTQTYLQCCGVKSYKDWNDNVPESCCQEVYPGKRRECQYSQNPTTMYMDGCYSKTVDLLREDAVYVGAVAIVVALIMVLALIFSCGLFVKIE, translated from the exons ATGGCCATGGGCGGCGCGATGGACAGCTGCGGGCGATGCATGAAGGTCTCACTCGTCATCATCAACGTCCTCACACTT ATAGGTGGCGCTTTAGCTCTAGGCATTGGAGTATGGATCTGGGTGTCCCGCTCGTTCCCCAGCACGCTGATGATGAACAACATGTTCATCGCGTCCGTCGCGGTGATCGTGGTGATGGGCGCCGCCGTCATGTTCCTCTCGCTGCTCGGCTGCTGCGGCGCGGCCAAGGAAGTCAAGTGTATGCTGTTAACG TACTACATCCTAGTGTTTATTATCTTCGTGGTGATGTTAGTGGGTGGGATCCTACTGTTCGTGTTCCGGGCTAAAGTGCTCACCACTCTGGAGCGAGAGATGCACGCCTCCATACCGTACTACGGTGCTAAGCACGAGTACACCAAGGCTTGGGACGACACGCAGACCTACCTGCAGTGCTGCGGCGTCAAGAGCTATAAGGACTGGAACGACAATGTTCCTGAGAGTTGCTGTCAAGAAGTCTACCCGGGAAAG CGGCGGGAATGCCAGTACTCTCAGAACCCGACGACGATGTACATGGACGGCTGTTACAGTAAGACGGTGGACTTGCTGCGCGAGGACGCCGTTTATGTTGGCGCTGTGGCCATCGTTGTGGCATTGATTATG GTATTGGCGCTAATATTTTCATGTGGATTGTTTGTGAAAATAGAGTGA
- the LOC123866516 gene encoding tudor domain-containing protein 3: MTLRDSLRDLGWHLSQEGIDIISENGQIQDVNILSRRALDFDLRDIGEAAFPEEFTKDPSKLEKPIVVQIQKIRNVAAPKANEESTSAPRMLKFTLHDGKSSCTGLETTSIPNLSINTPPGTKVLLKNEDLEVCHGVIWLTPSVVSVLGGKVSHMIEKWELNRSLAKHTRGGIGADGGPPPWIPFGQRLEALPVDKQFKSLQEQAKQDNAEFEAQRKGAIAEAQRMSGVKKVFGGGTKPLLDANVQKIVDAGFSEEQAENTLKYTKNNVDRALRILQKRDNSENRSKEKPKESDQPSQPKRKGRNKDNDEDGVPVKPSGKVSLFDFLEDKLPNVPDKDKNSRRDYNTPSEDRGERSYGNRDRNGAKTNPRSHGSRYDGPRNRSDRGHYDNYHNNTHREERKYQTQNEKPPRFQRKLEEKNKQQQQANNLNLHYNNAYHSQPQNQYPEINMRNEHFNNNDMNQQQQQNYRNINPMDSLVDATANLNLLSNQPRPNEEVSPGRNYQSYPEQAYQPKQYVPNQAMQDITPFRRNNDMPKYQEQPYRRQQQQPNGYMEPQQTPMYSNMNYMNAQGGFGGRQYGYGARPQEYSTLRTGGPFLPGSLLGFQNAAVNEQARAMLGVADINWKVGDRCLALYWEDNNFYEAEITGISANTVVVKFCAYGNHEEVLKSNCLPYPNQAASSSGGYLARRA, from the exons ATGACACTCAGAGATAGTCTCAGGGATCTGGGATG GCACTTAAGTCAAGAAGGTATTGATATTATTAGCGAAAATGGTCAAATACAAGATGTAAATATCCTTAGCCGAAGGGCTCTAGAC TTCGATCTGAGGGATATAGGCGAGGCAGCCTTTCCCGAAGAGTTTACAAAAGACCCTTCTAAGTTAGAGAAGCCAATAGTCGTTCAAATCCAGAAGATAAGAAATGTGGCAGCCCCTAAAGCTAATGAAGAGTCCACATCAGCTCCTCGTATGTTAAAGTTTACGTTACACGACGGGAAATCTTCGTGTACGGGTCTTGAGACAACTTCTATTCCCAATCTAAGCATTAACACCCCACCAGGAACAAAGGTGTTACTTAAGAATGAGGATCTTGAAGTGTGTCATGGTGTGATTTGGCTGACTCCTTCTGTGGTGTCAGTGCTGGGTGGTAAAGTGTCCCATATGATTGAAAAATGGGAACTCAATAGAAGTCTTGCTAAGCATACTAGAG GTGGCATTGGAGCAGATGGTGGTCCCCCACCATGGATTCCATTTGGTCAAAGGCTGGAAGCATTACCTGTTGATAAACAATTCAAGAGTTTGCAAGAACAGGCCAAACAAGACAATGCTGAGTTTGAAGCTCAGAGGAAGGGAGCTATTGCAGAGGCGCAGAGGATGTCTGGTGTTAAAAAG GTGTTTGGTGGAGGCACTAAGCCTCTATTGGATGCAAATGTACAGAAAATTGTTGATGCAGGATTCTCTGAAGAACAAGCTGAGAACACCCTCAAGTATACCAAGAACAATGTCGATAGAGCACTTAGAATATTACAGAAAAGAGACAACTCGGAAAATAGGAGTAAAGAGAAACCAAAAGAGTCCGATCAGCCAAGTCAACCAAAACGTAAAGGGAGAAATAAAGACAATGACGAAGACGGTGTTCCCGTCAAACCTTCAGGAAAAGTATCTCTATTTGATTTCTTGGAAGACAAACTTCCTAATGTACCAGATAAGGATAAGAACAGTCGGCGAGATTATAACACGCCTTCCGAAGACAGGGGTGAAAGGAGTTATGGTAATAGGGATAGAAATGGTGCCAAAACTAACCCACGCTcacacggttcacgatacgacGGCCCCCGAAacag GTCTGATCGGGGACACTACGACAACTATCACAATAATACACATAGAGAGGAACGCAAATATCAGACACAGAACGAAAAACCACCAAGATTCCAACGAAAGTTGGAAGAAAAGAACAAGCAACAGCAGCAAGCCAACAATCTCAACTTACATTACAACAATGCATATCACAGTCAACCCCAGAATCAGTATCCCGAGATAAACATGAGGaatgaacactttaacaataaTGACATGAATCAGCAGCAACAACAAAATTATCGTAATATCAACCCCATGGATAGTTTAGTTGATGCAACAGCCAATTTGAACTTGCTCTCAAACCAACCTCGGCCTAACGAAGAAGTCTCTCCTGGGAGAAATTATCAATCCTATCCGGAACAAGCGTACCAGCCAAAGCAATATGTTCCTAATCAAGCCATGCAGGATATAACTCCATTTAGGAGAAATAACGATATGCCTAAATATCAGGAGCAGCCGTATCGCAGGCAGCAACAGCAGCCAAATGGCTATATGGAGCCGCAGCAAACTCCCATGTATTCTAACATGAACTATATGAATGCTCAG GGAGGTTTTGGCGGTCGTCAGTACGGCTACGGCGCCCGTCCTCAGGAGTACAGCACGCTTCGCACGGGAGGCCCGTTCCTGCCGGGCTCGTTGCTGGGGTTCCAGAACGCCGCGGTCAATGAGCAGGCGCGGGCGATGCTGGGCGTCGCCGATATCAACTGGAAGGTCGGGGACCGATGCCTCGCTCTTTATTGGGAGGATAATAAT TTTTATGAGGCGGAAATCACTGGCATTTCAGCAAACACTGTAGTAGTCAAATTTTGTGCATATGGTAATCACGAAGAAGTTCTTAAGTCTAATTGCTTGCCGTACCCTAACCAAG CGGCGTCGAGCAGCGGCGGCTACCTCGCGCGGCGCGCCTAG
- the LOC123866518 gene encoding copper transport protein ATX1 has protein sequence MSTTHIFNVEMTCEGCSGAVDRVLGRLKGQGVDSVSISLPEQKVSVTSTLSADQLLEVIKKTGKKTSYVGTQ, from the exons ATGTCTACG acaCACATATTCAATGTTGAGATGACCTGCGAAGGATGCTCTGGAGCTGTGGACAGGGTGCTTGGAAGATTAAAAGGTCAAGGTGTGGACAGTGTCTCTATCTCATTACCTGAACAGAAAGTGTCTGTAACATCAACACTTAGTGCAGATCAGCTACTTGAAGTTATAAAGAAAACAGGGAAAAAAACCAGCTATGTTGgcacacaataa